The following proteins are co-located in the Silene latifolia isolate original U9 population chromosome 1, ASM4854445v1, whole genome shotgun sequence genome:
- the LOC141612128 gene encoding uncharacterized protein LOC141612128 translates to MATSSTPSTTSLGKDSWLRSVMDKCILKDDGSNFLEWESNIKSAALSDNVLTYLTDAPPIEPGARASSAVRTAYDDYVRMLNDIKNVLIWSISPKLKPSCISLNAYEIFTRMITMFSQTPKVRQYDAAARFFEAKLERGQKVGPHVLQMVEYVDILERLGCKIPKTLVVDRILHSLPTKFAHFRVHYNMNGMDKSYHEIHALLTQAERDMEASGSEKGDVLTMKLKNMSLGVKKGKGKQKSQFKKSSKKIDKGKGKAVVNGNPKAKSVKLSEAECFHCNGKGHYRRSCPKYLEDLKEGRVTPIGYKGRASTSKR, encoded by the exons atggcaacttcatcaactccatcgactacttcactaggcaaagattcatggctaaggtccgtaatggacaaatgtattttaaaagatgacggtagtaactttcttgaatgggaatccaacatcaaaagtgccgcgttgtccgacaatgtgctcacttacttaaccgatgctcctcctatcgagcccggtgcaagagcttcatcggcggtgcggaccgcctatgatgactatgtgaggatgttgaatgatatcaagaatgtgttgatatggtcaatatcgccaaagctcaagccatcatgcatttctttaaatgcttacgagatattcactcgtatgatcactatgttttcacaaacacctaaagtccgtcaatacgatgcggcggcacgcttctttgaagctaagcttgagaggggccaaaaggttggtccccatgtccttcaaatggtcgaatatgttgacatcctagagcgtctagggtgtaagattcctaaaactcttgtggtggatcgtatccttcactcacttcccaccaagtttgcccactttagggtgcactacaacatgaatggtatggataagagttaccatgaaattcatgcactcctcacccaagcggagagggatatggaggctagtgggagtgaaaagggagatgttttaaccatgaagttaaagaacatgtctcttggagtcaagaaaggaaaagggaaacaaaagtcccaattcaagaaatcgtcaaagaaaattgacaagggaaaggggaaggccgttgtgaatggcaatcccaaggcaaaaagtgtcaagctctccgaggccgaatgtttccattgtaatgggaaggggcattataggaggagttgtcccaaatacttggaggatctcaaggaagggcgtgtgacgcctattg ggtataagggacgtgcaagcactagcaaaaggtga